A genomic segment from Thiomicrorhabdus aquaedulcis encodes:
- a CDS encoding acyl-CoA thioesterase produces MFTYTMRVRDYECDLQKVVNNSVYQNYLEHARHEFLLANGVDFAALAHAGINLMVLRVEIDYKKPLKSQDDFYVTVAVQKLSRIQYAFVQNIYHQTDNRLIVSAKTLGVAVNEQGRPMASPHLESLLQA; encoded by the coding sequence ATGTTTACGTACACCATGCGGGTAAGAGATTACGAATGCGATTTGCAAAAAGTCGTTAACAACAGCGTCTATCAAAATTATTTAGAACACGCGCGCCATGAGTTTTTATTGGCCAACGGCGTAGACTTTGCGGCGTTAGCGCACGCGGGCATTAACTTAATGGTGTTGCGCGTTGAAATTGACTACAAAAAACCGCTTAAATCGCAAGACGATTTTTACGTTACGGTGGCCGTGCAAAAACTCTCGCGCATTCAATACGCCTTTGTGCAAAACATTTACCACCAAACCGATAACCGCTTGATTGTAAGCGCCAAAACCCTGGGTGTGGCGGTAAACGAGCAAGGTCGCCCCATGGCTTCGCCGCATTTAGAAAGTTTGCTGCAGGCTTAG
- a CDS encoding cytochrome b produces MHLKNTRAHYGVSSIALHWLMFGLIVLAYGSIELKGMFDKESDVRFWIKNLHHAIGLLILGLVGVRLLLQWIQLTPLIAPAPSAMQAIAARWGHIALYGFMFFTPLAGWLMVSAKAKTIWFFGLNVPSLVTPDPLWAERFEDLHEVLGQIGYALIALHVAAALFNHYVLKDNTLIRMWPTRKKE; encoded by the coding sequence ATGCATTTAAAAAACACCAGAGCGCATTATGGCGTGAGTTCAATAGCCTTACATTGGCTTATGTTTGGACTGATTGTGCTGGCCTACGGCAGCATTGAATTAAAAGGCATGTTTGACAAAGAGAGTGATGTGCGTTTTTGGATAAAAAATTTACATCACGCCATTGGCTTGCTTATTTTGGGGTTAGTGGGGGTGCGTTTATTGTTGCAATGGATTCAACTTACGCCCTTAATTGCCCCTGCACCCAGTGCCATGCAAGCCATCGCCGCGCGTTGGGGGCACATTGCGTTATACGGTTTTATGTTTTTTACCCCGTTGGCGGGTTGGCTTATGGTCAGCGCCAAGGCCAAAACCATTTGGTTTTTTGGCCTAAATGTTCCCAGTCTGGTTACTCCAGACCCCTTGTGGGCCGAGCGATTTGAAGATCTGCACGAGGTGTTGGGGCAAATAGGTTATGCCCTGATTGCGTTACATGTGGCAGCAGCGTTGTTTAATCATTATGTGTTAAAAGACAATACACTGATACGAATGTGGCCAACGCGCAAAAAAGAGTAA